The genomic stretch CATGCAGTCGGACTGCGTTCATGATCTCGGTCATCGAAACCTTCCTTTGTTATTGTTGCCGTTGACCGAATGTAAGTGTGTGCCATGAGATTGATAATGATGCTCAAAGTCGCTTTAATAGTGCCATGAAGGAACAAACTGGACTTGAACGACTGACCGGCCTTATCGCCTTTGCCCGTGCTGGTTCTCTGGGAAGTTATACCGCTGCCTCGCGGTCGCTCGGGATCTCGCCTTCGGCGGTCAGCAAGAGCGTGCAGCGTCTGGAGCGGCAGCTGGGTGTCTCGCTCTTTACCCGAACCACCCGTTCCCTCACTCTCACCGATGAGGGCCGCGACCTGTACGAGCGCGCACTGAAACTGTTGCGCGATGCCGAGGAGATCGAACAGGCGGCAAAGGCAGCGCGGTCGGACCCTGCCGGCACATTGCGACTTGCCACTTCCCTTCCGATCGGACTGCATGTGATCGCGCCGGTGCTGCCACGTTTTCGCGCGCTGCATCCAAAGGTGTCCATCGACCTCAGGCTGAGCGATCACCGGATCGACCTGATTGAAGAAGGGATCGACCTCGCAGTGCGGATCGGAGACCTTCCCGATTCGGGCCTCCTCTCACGGAAACTGTCGGCGCATCGCCTTTGCTGCTATGCCGCGCCGGATTATCTGGCCCAAGCAGGCGTGCCATCGCATCCCGATGACCTTCACGATCATCAGACGGTCAATCTGCGCTATCAAAACAGCGGGCAACTGTTCCGCTGGCCTTTTCGCGTCGGCGAGCGGGAAATTGAGGTCGTGCCGTCGTCTCCGATCGTGGTCGATGCGAGCGAAGCCGTCCTCGCGACCGTCTCAGCCGGAGCCGGCATCGGCATGGCGACCAGCTTCATGGCCACGCCTTGGGTCAAGCGCGGTGAGTTGGTTCCCGTCTTGTCCGACTACTCGGTCGAGCGTCACAACATCACGGCGGTCTGGCCGGAGAGCCGGCGATCCAATCCTGCAGTCCGCGCATTTCTGAATACCCTATTGGAAGGCCAATAGGCTCTGCGTTGACGCATAGAGGTCCAATGTCCGCTTTCAGGACTTGGCACCTGAAGCCCCGAACGTCTGATTTGGGGGCTCCTTGCGGACCGGCAGAAAAGGGGCCGGCCTGTCTGGTTTTGGAGAATGATAAGCGGCAAGCTGGCATTTTTCCGCAGCTATCCTAAGCGCATCGGCGGTTTAATGCCCGCACAGAAACTGAAAATGGTGCGGGAGTCTACAGAGAAGAACCCTTAAAAACGGGAGGATTACCGGATAGGAAGCCTTCAAGGTCTTGTTCTGACATCGGAGGTGAGAATAGAAAGCCTTGGATGATTGTGCCGCCGAGCTTCTCCAGTGCCGCCAACTCTTCCTTGGTCTCAACACCTTCAATAATGCAATCCAGTTCCATATCGTGGCCGAGCGCCAGAAGCGATTTGACGATCTTGTAGCTCGCGGGTTTCTTGTGAAGATCAGTTACGAAGCTCCGGTCAATTTTGATTTTGGTAAGCGGCAAGGAATGCAGTCGCGAAAGGCTGGAATAACCGGTACCAAAGTCGTCAAGCGAGATGCCGCAGCCCAGTAGGTTGAGCGTCTCAATCGATTGTTTCATCTGCTCGAAGTCGTGCATAAAGGCCGTTTCTGTGATTTCCAGATCCAGGCGGCGCGCATCGAAGCCGCTGCCCTTGATGATGCCCACCAATGCAAGGACGCCATCATGGGAGTTCAAATCATGCACGGATAGATTGAAGGAAAGACGGATATCGTTGTGCCATTTTTTTGCGACTACCAGTGCATGTCGCAGCAAATGCTCTGTTAGGAAGCCGCTGAGGCCAGCGCGTTCTGCAATAGGAAAGAACAGAGCTGGAGAGATCTGACCCAGTATTGGATTGTTCCAGCGAGCCAATGCTTCAAACCCCAAGACGCGTTGCGTTCGGATATTAATGATAGGCTGGAAGACCACAGAGAGTTCATCTGCAAGATTTGCCAGCTTGAGCGCTTGTTCGATGCGCGAGTCATCATTGATCCGACTTTCATGCTCTGCACTGAACAGGACAGCTGCGCCTCGCCTATTCCGTTTTGCATGGTAAAGCGCGTAATCTGCGCGGTCGAACAGTTGTTCCTTGGTCGAAGCGATGTCAGGATAAACGGCGATACCCATGGACGCCGATATCCTTACCGTCGCTTCGGGCAAAATGAACGGAACAAGCAGTCGTTCCAGCAGCTTGTTGGAATTGACAACAAGGAGGTCGTCTTCGGCTGCTTCCATCACAATAATGGCAAACTCATCTCCGCCAAGACGGTATAAACGGTAGTTGGGTGGTAGTGTCGATAATCTCGCCGCCACTTCGATCAGCAGATTGTCACCAACTGAATGGCCGTAGATATCGTTGACAGGCTTGAATCCATCCAGATCCATCACACCAAGTGCCAATCGTGTTCCGTTTTCTTTCGCGGCCTCGATGCTGGTGGGCAAATGAGCAAAAAACGCACGGCGGTTGGCAAGATTGGTAAGACTGTCAAGATTTGCCAGACGCAGGTTCTCTTTGCTGAGGGCTTGCGTTTGTTGTTGCCCTATTATCATTTTCTCAAAGTTTCGGTAATTTGTCATGAGAATGACCAGCATTACGACGCAAACAAGGGCGACGTTGATAGATATAGCGATAAAGACGGGCTGCCCAACCGACGAAAAGAAGGCCACAAATGTCCCATTCACAATGCCCGTCACTAAGAGTGCGGCGGACCGCAGATGGGTCAGGCAGAAGATGCAGGAGATGACCGTGATCGCCATATAAAAGGCGACATGTGACTGGGCATAGGGATCGCCATAGGGGAACAGCGAGAGAGCCCAAGCGGAGAACGTGATAGCCAGAATGGCGGCGATGCGGTTGGTTTGTTTCAGAGCGGCTTGCGCGGCTTCAAGACTTGGATATGTGTTCCTCACTTTCCACCAGAACACAATACGGGTGCCAGCAGTCACGGTGAACGCTGTTGGTATCAGCATCGTCAGCCAAATTGGTGCTTCAGCCATATGTGTGATAGCAAGCGCCCAGGTGTTGGCAATGAGTATCAGGTACATCATGGGCATTTGGCGGGCGAACGATTGGTATTGAGCTTGGAGAAGCTCAGGATTATCGGATCGAACCGCCATAAACCGGCTGGCCTTATCCCAGTATTTTTTTATCGTCATTGCAGTGTTCCGCCTGATCGAGCTCCACACAATTGTCCAGTCGTTTCATGAGTTATGGTGCTCGACTTCAAAAATATAATACGCCCGTCTTAGAACGTATCTGCAAAACGCATTTGTCAAAGTTATGCGGCGTCATTCCGGCGCCTTATACTAAATATACATTTTAAATAATTCTACAACTGACCGGCTCCCCCGAAACGCACCGGGCGACCGCCTACAGTCCAAGGACATTCTTGTGCTGAACCCCAGCGAAGTGATCAGGGTGCGAATTGAAGAGTTCTGCTAGAAATGGGCTGGTTTGAAGGTGCATCTGCACATAGCAGTATAGCATCGCTACGATCCGACCTTGGTCGGCTCGGACCTCCCGTTCGCCTGCTGCTCATCTTTGCTGTGCAGCGTCCCCAAACCGCCCTCAACGGTCATTCGCACATCGTGCAATGAACGGCAGCTTTGCGTGTCGGGTCAGCAATCTCTGAACGACCGAAATGGGCGTGCACTGCCGACCGGCAGAAACGGGGCCGCTGCCTGATCGTCCGGTTATGGAAGATCCAGTGGCAAAAATGCCGTTCATTAGTCGTCACCCGCGCAACAAAACTGAGCCGCGGTGGGAGAGCCTTATGAAATGCGTTTCTTTGCTTCATCAATATCTTGGTTTCGCTACGGGTGCGGAAGCCTTTCAGATACTCAGGAGGTCGGATAGGGATCCTTGAAGACGTGCTGGATGGCGACTGCGGCGGCACCTGCCGTCCAGTAGAAGCTGGTATCGTCCGGCACGATGCGCGGGCCCTGTTCGCGGTAGTAGAAATGATCGAGCGCGGCCTGCATCGGCACGAGAAAGGCCTCGCCGAATGCCGTGCTTTCGCCGCCAAGAACGATTAGCTCGGGATCGACGACGGTAACCCAGTTGGCAAGATATTGACCGATGACGGCGCCGGCCTCTGCAACGAGCGCCTGCGCTTCCTGATCGGCATTCTGCAACGCCTCGCAAAGCGAGGACTTGCCGCCCTCTTTGCTCCAGCGCTCCTCGAGTGCCGTTGCGGCGTAGAAGGTCTGGAGGCAGCCGCGCCGGCCGCATTCGCAGAACGGCCCGCCGTCTTGATGAAAAACATGCCCCACCTTGCCCGCGTTTCCCAGGTTGCCACGCCAGACCTGACCATCGATGATCGAGGCGCAGCCAATTCCCTCGCCAACGGCCAGTGCGCAGAAAGATCCCAGGTTCTGTCCGATCCCGAACAGTGCGTGCGCGAGGCCGTAGGCCAGGGTGTCGTCTTCGATGAACACCGGAAGGTTGAGCGCTTCACGCATCATCGGACCAATCGGAACATCGTTCCAGCCGAGGCGATGCGAGCGGATACAGATACCCTTGTCTGGATCGACTCTTGCGGGGAGGCTGAGACCGACGCCGAGGATCGGACGTTTCGGTCCATTCTGGCGGCTGACGACTTCATCGACAATCTGTCGCGCGTGGGCGACAACCGTGGCCGGGTTCCCGTCAGGAAGATCAATGGAGAGCCTGTCCAGCGATCCCATGGCAATATCGGTCAGAAGACAGTCGAGACGCCGACTGCTGATCTTGAGTCCGATCGCCAGATGCCCGTTCTCATTCAGCCTGAGCGGGACCGGGCGACGGCCCGACCGGCTATCACGGGGTTTTTCTTCGACAAGATAACCTTCGTCGAGAAGTTCGCGGATCACAAAGCCGACGACTGCGGCCGAAAGGCCCGTCTGCGCCGCGATGTCCGCGCGGCTGAGGCCATCGGACCGGCGTATGATGTTCAAAATCATCTGCCTGTTGATTGCCCGCCCGGTTTTCTGGTCGATTTTCTGCGTCTCGCGGCGGTTCATCTCTCAATGGCATCCATTTCAACAAGGGCGGCCGCAGCGAAGGGCTGCGACCGCAAATCGGACCGTGCCGCAGTCGCGCGGCGCGGTATTGATCGCTATAGCCTATTTCACGGCTGCAGAACAGAAACCCCATAGGCCCCAAGTTCGAGTGTGCCGGAATGGCTGGTGCCGGTCAGAAGATCTGTCGCCGGCGCGGCAAGCGTAACGTTCGCCGGCTCGTCGGTCGTGTTCAGGATGAACAACAGCCGCTCTCCGTTGGCGCCGATGCGTTCGGTTACTTCAACGGTTTCGGGCGCGTCCGGCAGAAGCGACAGGACACCATCGTCGCGCAACAGATCCGCCAACCTTTCGGTCAGTTCGTCGGTCAGATAGGTTCCGGCATAGATGGCCTTGCCCTTGCCGATCCGACGCATCGTAACGGCGGGCTCGCCATCGAGGAAGCGATTGCCCCAGGACATCAGGGCTTCCACGTCGTCTTCTACGATCAGCTTCTCGTAGAGGTGACTTGCCGGAAAAGTTGTGTTGCCATGGCGCAGAAGATAGCGCCGGCCGGCCGAGCAGGCGGGCAGGCGTTTAACGCCCGAAGCCCTGAAGCCGGCGTCGGCCCCCGGCGGCTCGAACAGACCGTCGCTTTCAGGTGCAGCGATCCGGCCGAATTCCTCGACCCGAACGCCGAGCAGGTCGGCAAGGCCGTTTGCGGGCGCGAGTTCGCGATGGATATGGTTGTCGCGGGTGCGCGTTCCCGTCATCGCCGAAACGATCAGGGTTCCGCCATTTTCGACGAAACGCCGGACGTTCTCGGTCCAGGCGTCATCCCACATCAGGAAATGCGGAACGTAGAGCGCTTTCAGGCGGGAGAGATCATCGGATGGGTGAATGAAACCGGTGGCCACGTTTCGACGGTAGAGGTTCTGATGCAGGAGGAGGCCGTCTTCCAGCGGCGACGGCAGGCCCATCGGATAGGTGCGGTAGGCTTCCTGATTGTCGAAATCGGCGCCGGCGATGCCGACATCCATGCGGACGCTCGAGCCGATCAAATGCTTTTCGATGGCGGCGATATCGCCCGCAAACTGCTTTGCCTCCTCGTAGCGGCGGCGCGGGACATCGTCGTGATCGATGATGCCCATCCAGTAAATTTCCGCGCCGAAATGGGCGGGGCGCCAGCGGAAGAACATCAGGCTGTCGGCCCCGCGCGCGACCGAACTCATGGCCATGCGCCGCATCTCGCCGGGCTCCGGCGTCATGGTTGAAAATGTCGGCTGGCTGCCGAAACCGGAAGCCTGCTCGGGCACGATGAAATTGCCGCTATAGGCCCGGCAGATATCGAGCTGCAGCGCCTGGGTATAGGCATGGCCGCCCGTGCGTCGCATTTCGTCATAGAGCATCGGGTAGATGTCGAAGCCGATGAAGTCGAGATCCTCGCCGAACTGACCACGGAAATCGATGTCTTCCAGCTGCCCAAGATTGTGAAACACGAACCAGTCCGGATTGGCGGCGCGCAGGATCTCGACCTGATCGTGCTGGAAGGCGGCCGTCGCATCGGCGAGGAAGCGGTGATAGTCCTGACGGTGGCCGGGCGACACATGGCCGGGCGCCATCGGCAGCGGCAATACGACCTGATCGAAATTATCGTAATGGGTGGCCCAGAAATCGCCGCCCCAAGCGGCATTTAGCGCATCGATCGTCTTGTAGCGCAGGTGACACCATTTGCGGAATTCGGCAGCACAGCTTTCCGAAAAGCTCAGCGAGGTCGTGGTGTTGAGCTCGTTGTCGGTCTGCCAGCCGATGACATCCGGATTGTCCCTGTAATGCTCTGCCATCGCGCGGGTGATCCGGCGGGAATGGTCTCTCAGCACCGGGCTGGTGGTGTCGGCGTGCTGGCGCGAGCCGTGGCTTGCCTGCCGTCCGTTTTCGTCGACGCGCAGCATTTCTGGGTGCGCTGTTGTCAGCCAGCGCGGCGGCGTTGCCGTCGGCGTGCAGAGGATGGTCTTGATGCCGTGGCGGGCAAGCACCGCGATGGAGCGGTCGAACAGATCGAAATCGAAATGGCCCTGATAGGGTTCCCAGATATGCCAGGCGAACTCGCCCATGCGCACGGCGTTGAAGCCGGCTGCCGCCATGCGTTCGGCATCTCGCTCCCAATAGCTCTCGTCCACATGTTCGGGATAATGCGGGACACCGATGATGAAGCGGTCGATATTGATCGGACGCCACACCGATAGCGGCGCGGGATTGTTCTTCTTCTTCATGACGAAACCTTCAGAATAGTCTCAATGCGGGGAGGCGCCATCAGGCGCCGATGGTCTTCTCGGTGGTCAGCGTCTGGCCATCAGGGCCGAAAAGGTAGGCGCTAGTGGTATCGAAGCCGAATGTCACCGTGCTGGCTTCGGCCGGAATGTCGCCTTGTCCGGCAAGCAGTGTCACGTCGGAGGTGCCGGTATCGGACCCAACGGTCTTCAAAGCACCGGCATCGGCGTAGAGCACGGTTTCCCGGCCCAATTGTTCTGAAAGACGGATCTTTGCCTGTGCTTGGATCTCGTGATCGTCGGACAAGCGAAGATGCTCCGGCCGAACACCGACGGCCACAGTGGCGTTCTGCTTCAGACCGTGGCCTTCGCGGATATTCCCGAAGGTAAGCGGCGGTAACCCTTCCACATCAACGACCACACGTCTGTCTTCAACGTTCGTAATCTTTCCCTCGAAAAAGTTCATACGTGGTGAACCAAGGAAGGATGCCACGAAGCGGTTCGCCGGGTTGTGGTAAAGCCCGAGCGGTGTGCCCACCTGCTCGATTACGCCGGCGCGCAGCACGACAATCCGGTCCGCCATCGTCATCGCCTCGATCTGATCGTGGGTCACATAGATCATCGTGGCGTTTAAGTCCTTGTGCAGCGTTGCGAGCTCAACGCGCATCTGTGTTCGCAGTGCCGCGTCGAGGTTGGACAGCGGCTCGTCGAACAGGAAGACATGGGGCTCGCGGGTAATTGCCCGGCCGATTGCGACGCGCTGGCGTTGTCCACCGGAAAGCTGGGCCGGCTTCTTTTCCAGCAGTTCCTCGATACGGAGGATCTTTGCCGCGCGCTGAACGGCGGCCTCGATCTCATCGGCCGGACGTTTCATGATCCTGAGCCCGAAGCCCATATTCTGCCGCACCGTCATATGCGGATAGAGTGCGTAGGACTGGAACACCATGGCGATGCCGCGATCACCTGGCTCCTCGCGGGTCACATCGCGCCCGGCGATGTCGATCGTGCCGTTGGTGACCTCTTCCAGTCCGGCGATGGTTTTCAGCAGCGTGGACTTGCCGCATCCGGACGGGCCGACCATGACGACGAACTCGCCCGGCACAATATCGAGATCGATATTTTTCAGGGCGTGAAACGGGCCATAGTGCTTGTTGACGTTCTTCAGTGTGACGTTGGACATCTTCAAAATTCCTTTCGGCCTCAACCTTTGACCGCGCCCATAGTCAGGCCGGAGACGAAATGCTTCTGCATCAGGAAGAACATCAGCACGGGGGGGATGGCGACAAACAGTGTTGCGGCGGAAATCACGTTCCAGGCGGAAATCCATTCGCCGCGCAGGTTGGCGAGACCGGCGGTCACGGGTTTGACAGCGTCGGTCTGGGTCAGAACGATCGCCCAGAAATAGTCATTCCAGATGAAGGTGAAGAGCAGGATTGCCAGCGCCGCCAGCGCGGGCCGGACAAGTGGCACGACGATGATCCTCAGTATCTGCATCGGGGAGGCACCCTCCGCGCGGGCTGCCTGGAAAAGCTCTCCCGGCAGTGCCGCGATGAAATTGCGCATGAACAGCGTGGCAAAGCCGAGCTGGAAAGAGACGTGAAACAGGATCAACGCGCCGTAAGTGTCGTAGAGGCCGAGCGAGACCATCAGGTCGCGCACGGGGATCATGAATACCTGATAGGGCATGAAATTGCCGGCGATGAAAGCCGCGAACAGCAGCGTCGAGCCTGCGAACTTGTGACGGGACAGGACAAACCCGGTCATCGTCGAAAGCGCGAGCACGAGGACCACCGACGGGATGGTGATGATCAGGCTGTTGCGGAAATAGACCAGCATGTCGGTCTGCTGGAAGATCGCCGCATAGTTTTCGAGGATGTTGAACTTGGTCGGCCAGCCCCAGTAATTGCCGGCCATGATGTCGTCGAAGGTCCGGAAGGACGTCATGATGATCGCCGCGACAGGCAAAAGCCAGATGGCGAGCACGGCCCAGACGCCGGTCATATAGAGAATACGGCTCTTGCGGTGCGACGGAGGAATAGGTTTCGGATACATCGCTCAAGCCCCGTTTTCGTTTTTCAGAAGGTTTGCGAGATACCAGACGATAAAGATCAGCATGATCGCGAACAGCACCGTGGCGATGGCCGCGCCGTATCCGTAGCGATAGGAAAACAGCGATTCCTCATACATCTGATAGGCCAGCACGCTGGAGGAACCGAACGGGCCGCCCGAGGTCATCACCGATATGATGTCGAAGGAGCGAAGCGCGCCGATCATCGAGATCGCGATGGCGATGAAACTGACCTGTTTGAGCTGCGGCAACACGACATGACGCAACATCTGCCAGCCGCGGGCATTGTCGACGCGCCCGGCGCCGATAATCTCGGAATCGAGATTGTTGAGGCCCGCCAGGAACAGCACCAGACAAAACGCAACTTGCGGCCAGAGCCCGGCAAAGACGACGGCGAAGGTCACGTATCGCTCGCTCGAAAGAAGGGCGGGCGCTTCGGCGCCGAAGAGACCGAAAATCTTTGCCAAAATGCCGAACGTCGGGTCATAGAACCAGCTGAAGATGACACCCACCGTCACCAGCGAGAGCACCAGCGGCATGAAGAACAGCGATTTGGCGAACCGCATGCCGGCGATTTTCTGGTTCACCAGAAGAGCGATTGCGAGGCCGAGTGGCGGTGCGAGCAGGAACACGACCAGCCAGATGGCATTGTTCTTGAGCGACATCCAGAACTGCGGGTCCGTCCACAATTCCCGGTAATTCGCCAGTCCGACATAGACGGCGGTACCGAAACCGTCCCACTCGTGCAGCGAAATCCAGAAGGTCCTGAACGCTGAAAAAACGATGACGCCAAAGAACAGGATCAGCCCGGGCGCGAGAAGAAGAGCGGGCGTCCACCGCTCAAGCATTTTCTGACGAGGCGTTGTCAAGAAAGCCTCCCTTTTTCCATGAAGAATGCAGCCGGAGGCGGCGGCCGGGAGAGAAGGTGGCCGCCGCCTCCGGTTTTCAGAGTGCGCCGTATGCGCGTTCGCGGGCGCGCTCGATTTGCGGGAGGATACGGTCGACTCTGTCCGGATGGACCATGAATTCCTGAAAACCCTTCAGACCCGCCTGAGCGACATCCGGGCTGGTGTCGCGGTCGTAATATTGCGCTGTACCCTCGACCTTCTTCAGCGCGTTGGTCGCCATGGCGACAATTGGATCGCTGGTGAGATCGACGTCCGTGCGGGCCGGCACATTGCCTTCCGGCTCCACATAGGCCTTCAGGTTTTCCGGCTGATAGAAATAGGCGAGGAATTCGCGCGCGACTTCAGGATGCGGCGCGCCGGAAGGAATATGGATAGAATCGACCGAAAAATCCTCGAAACGGCCGACCGAAGGATCGACGGTCGGGAAAAGCTGGAAGCGGACCTGGTCGAGCTCGTCTTCCGGGAAGGCCTGCTTGATGAAGAGACCGAGATCCATCATGCCCGCGCGCTTTTGAACCAGAGCGGTGGCGGCCTGTTCCCAAGCGTAGGAGGTTGCGTTCTGGGTGAACAGCCCCGCGTTCACAGCTTCCGCCCATGTGTCCATGACTTTGACGACGCGGGCGTCAGTATAGGAGACCTTGCCCTCCATCAGGGCCTGGTGGAATTCGAGACCGTTGATGCGCAGGTTGAAATGGTCGAACAGGCCGGCGGCCGGCCACATGTTCTTGGTTCCGATCGTGATCGGCGTCAGTCCTTCCGCTTTGGATTTCTCGCCGAAAGCCAGCAGGTCCTGGAAGGTTTCCGGCGGAGTCAGCCCATGTTCGTCGAACGTATCCTGGCGGTAAAAAAGCCCCCAGAGGATGCCGGATGTCGGCAGGCCGTATTGTTTGCCGCCAACCGTAACCGCGCTCATGGACGGCACGACGGACTTCCAACCTTCCCGATCCACCAGATCGGAAATGTCGTCGAACAGGCCGCGTTCGACGAAGCCACGCATACGCTCACCGGAAAACCAGAAGCAGATGTCCGGCGGGCTTGCCACAAGGTAGTTGCGGATCGCGGTCTTGTGGGCCTCGTGATCCATATTGTTGACCGAGACCTTGACGCCGGCGGCCTTGCCGAAATCGGCGGCGATCTTTTCGAGCGCTGCGCGCTGCCTCGGATTTCCCCGGTTCGAAATCATCACCAGTTCGCGCGACTGCGCAATCGCCGGCATCGATAACGACACCGAGGCAGCTGCCGTCGTGGCAAGAAATGAACGTCGTGTGAGTGTGAAATGCGCCATATCTGAACCTCCCTTTGGCTGAACTGATCATGCACATCACAAAACCCCTCGTCAAATTAATTTATTAAATAAATGAAATTGAAGATTTCGCGATTGATGCCTGAGCCGAGCTTTTGTTCGACCGTCTCTGGCTGTTCGCACGGGTTCCTATTCATTGTGATCAGCATTATTCTCTGTCTTGTTGGAGAAAACTGTCCTGAGGGTCTCTGCTTCTGCGGGCA from Martelella sp. AD-3 encodes the following:
- a CDS encoding LysR family transcriptional regulator, producing the protein MKEQTGLERLTGLIAFARAGSLGSYTAASRSLGISPSAVSKSVQRLERQLGVSLFTRTTRSLTLTDEGRDLYERALKLLRDAEEIEQAAKAARSDPAGTLRLATSLPIGLHVIAPVLPRFRALHPKVSIDLRLSDHRIDLIEEGIDLAVRIGDLPDSGLLSRKLSAHRLCCYAAPDYLAQAGVPSHPDDLHDHQTVNLRYQNSGQLFRWPFRVGEREIEVVPSSPIVVDASEAVLATVSAGAGIGMATSFMATPWVKRGELVPVLSDYSVERHNITAVWPESRRSNPAVRAFLNTLLEGQ
- a CDS encoding bifunctional diguanylate cyclase/phosphodiesterase, whose protein sequence is MTIKKYWDKASRFMAVRSDNPELLQAQYQSFARQMPMMYLILIANTWALAITHMAEAPIWLTMLIPTAFTVTAGTRIVFWWKVRNTYPSLEAAQAALKQTNRIAAILAITFSAWALSLFPYGDPYAQSHVAFYMAITVISCIFCLTHLRSAALLVTGIVNGTFVAFFSSVGQPVFIAISINVALVCVVMLVILMTNYRNFEKMIIGQQQTQALSKENLRLANLDSLTNLANRRAFFAHLPTSIEAAKENGTRLALGVMDLDGFKPVNDIYGHSVGDNLLIEVAARLSTLPPNYRLYRLGGDEFAIIVMEAAEDDLLVVNSNKLLERLLVPFILPEATVRISASMGIAVYPDIASTKEQLFDRADYALYHAKRNRRGAAVLFSAEHESRINDDSRIEQALKLANLADELSVVFQPIINIRTQRVLGFEALARWNNPILGQISPALFFPIAERAGLSGFLTEHLLRHALVVAKKWHNDIRLSFNLSVHDLNSHDGVLALVGIIKGSGFDARRLDLEITETAFMHDFEQMKQSIETLNLLGCGISLDDFGTGYSSLSRLHSLPLTKIKIDRSFVTDLHKKPASYKIVKSLLALGHDMELDCIIEGVETKEELAALEKLGGTIIQGFLFSPPMSEQDLEGFLSGNPPVFKGSSL
- a CDS encoding ROK family transcriptional regulator, whose protein sequence is MNRRETQKIDQKTGRAINRQMILNIIRRSDGLSRADIAAQTGLSAAVVGFVIRELLDEGYLVEEKPRDSRSGRRPVPLRLNENGHLAIGLKISSRRLDCLLTDIAMGSLDRLSIDLPDGNPATVVAHARQIVDEVVSRQNGPKRPILGVGLSLPARVDPDKGICIRSHRLGWNDVPIGPMMREALNLPVFIEDDTLAYGLAHALFGIGQNLGSFCALAVGEGIGCASIIDGQVWRGNLGNAGKVGHVFHQDGGPFCECGRRGCLQTFYAATALEERWSKEGGKSSLCEALQNADQEAQALVAEAGAVIGQYLANWVTVVDPELIVLGGESTAFGEAFLVPMQAALDHFYYREQGPRIVPDDTSFYWTAGAAAVAIQHVFKDPYPTS
- a CDS encoding beta-galactosidase encodes the protein MKKKNNPAPLSVWRPINIDRFIIGVPHYPEHVDESYWERDAERMAAAGFNAVRMGEFAWHIWEPYQGHFDFDLFDRSIAVLARHGIKTILCTPTATPPRWLTTAHPEMLRVDENGRQASHGSRQHADTTSPVLRDHSRRITRAMAEHYRDNPDVIGWQTDNELNTTTSLSFSESCAAEFRKWCHLRYKTIDALNAAWGGDFWATHYDNFDQVVLPLPMAPGHVSPGHRQDYHRFLADATAAFQHDQVEILRAANPDWFVFHNLGQLEDIDFRGQFGEDLDFIGFDIYPMLYDEMRRTGGHAYTQALQLDICRAYSGNFIVPEQASGFGSQPTFSTMTPEPGEMRRMAMSSVARGADSLMFFRWRPAHFGAEIYWMGIIDHDDVPRRRYEEAKQFAGDIAAIEKHLIGSSVRMDVGIAGADFDNQEAYRTYPMGLPSPLEDGLLLHQNLYRRNVATGFIHPSDDLSRLKALYVPHFLMWDDAWTENVRRFVENGGTLIVSAMTGTRTRDNHIHRELAPANGLADLLGVRVEEFGRIAAPESDGLFEPPGADAGFRASGVKRLPACSAGRRYLLRHGNTTFPASHLYEKLIVEDDVEALMSWGNRFLDGEPAVTMRRIGKGKAIYAGTYLTDELTERLADLLRDDGVLSLLPDAPETVEVTERIGANGERLLFILNTTDEPANVTLAAPATDLLTGTSHSGTLELGAYGVSVLQP
- a CDS encoding ABC transporter ATP-binding protein, which translates into the protein MSNVTLKNVNKHYGPFHALKNIDLDIVPGEFVVMVGPSGCGKSTLLKTIAGLEEVTNGTIDIAGRDVTREEPGDRGIAMVFQSYALYPHMTVRQNMGFGLRIMKRPADEIEAAVQRAAKILRIEELLEKKPAQLSGGQRQRVAIGRAITREPHVFLFDEPLSNLDAALRTQMRVELATLHKDLNATMIYVTHDQIEAMTMADRIVVLRAGVIEQVGTPLGLYHNPANRFVASFLGSPRMNFFEGKITNVEDRRVVVDVEGLPPLTFGNIREGHGLKQNATVAVGVRPEHLRLSDDHEIQAQAKIRLSEQLGRETVLYADAGALKTVGSDTGTSDVTLLAGQGDIPAEASTVTFGFDTTSAYLFGPDGQTLTTEKTIGA
- a CDS encoding carbohydrate ABC transporter permease, with amino-acid sequence MYPKPIPPSHRKSRILYMTGVWAVLAIWLLPVAAIIMTSFRTFDDIMAGNYWGWPTKFNILENYAAIFQQTDMLVYFRNSLIITIPSVVLVLALSTMTGFVLSRHKFAGSTLLFAAFIAGNFMPYQVFMIPVRDLMVSLGLYDTYGALILFHVSFQLGFATLFMRNFIAALPGELFQAARAEGASPMQILRIIVVPLVRPALAALAILLFTFIWNDYFWAIVLTQTDAVKPVTAGLANLRGEWISAWNVISAATLFVAIPPVLMFFLMQKHFVSGLTMGAVKG
- a CDS encoding carbohydrate ABC transporter permease, translating into MLERWTPALLLAPGLILFFGVIVFSAFRTFWISLHEWDGFGTAVYVGLANYRELWTDPQFWMSLKNNAIWLVVFLLAPPLGLAIALLVNQKIAGMRFAKSLFFMPLVLSLVTVGVIFSWFYDPTFGILAKIFGLFGAEAPALLSSERYVTFAVVFAGLWPQVAFCLVLFLAGLNNLDSEIIGAGRVDNARGWQMLRHVVLPQLKQVSFIAIAISMIGALRSFDIISVMTSGGPFGSSSVLAYQMYEESLFSYRYGYGAAIATVLFAIMLIFIVWYLANLLKNENGA
- a CDS encoding extracellular solute-binding protein; translation: MAHFTLTRRSFLATTAAASVSLSMPAIAQSRELVMISNRGNPRQRAALEKIAADFGKAAGVKVSVNNMDHEAHKTAIRNYLVASPPDICFWFSGERMRGFVERGLFDDISDLVDREGWKSVVPSMSAVTVGGKQYGLPTSGILWGLFYRQDTFDEHGLTPPETFQDLLAFGEKSKAEGLTPITIGTKNMWPAAGLFDHFNLRINGLEFHQALMEGKVSYTDARVVKVMDTWAEAVNAGLFTQNATSYAWEQAATALVQKRAGMMDLGLFIKQAFPEDELDQVRFQLFPTVDPSVGRFEDFSVDSIHIPSGAPHPEVAREFLAYFYQPENLKAYVEPEGNVPARTDVDLTSDPIVAMATNALKKVEGTAQYYDRDTSPDVAQAGLKGFQEFMVHPDRVDRILPQIERARERAYGAL